In Comamonas sp. lk, the following proteins share a genomic window:
- a CDS encoding NAD-dependent protein deacetylase: MTEQLLADWFAAHPRLLVITGAGCSTEVGIPDYRDEQGQWKRPQPVTYQAFMGDELVRKRYWARSMLGWRVMGQAQPGRAHRALALLEQQGHIELLITQNVDGLHSAAGSRSCLDLHGRIDTVRCMDCGRRLARSQLQQSLLARNPHWAQLYAAPAPDGDADLEHEDFSAFEVPACPHCGTGVLKPDVVFYGESVPRERVEQAMAALERADGLLIAGSSLMVFSGFRFAQAAARRGKSLIAINQGVTRADDLLEFKLEMDVGQALLSMARAS; the protein is encoded by the coding sequence ATGACCGAACAACTTCTGGCGGACTGGTTTGCCGCCCATCCCCGTCTACTTGTGATTACCGGTGCAGGCTGCAGCACGGAGGTGGGCATTCCCGACTACCGGGACGAGCAAGGCCAATGGAAGCGCCCGCAGCCCGTCACCTACCAGGCCTTCATGGGCGATGAACTGGTGCGCAAGCGCTACTGGGCCCGTTCCATGCTGGGCTGGCGCGTCATGGGCCAGGCGCAGCCGGGCAGGGCGCACCGGGCGCTGGCGCTGCTGGAGCAGCAAGGCCATATCGAGCTGCTGATTACCCAGAATGTGGATGGCCTGCATAGCGCCGCAGGCAGCCGCAGCTGCCTGGATCTGCATGGCCGCATCGACACCGTGCGCTGCATGGACTGCGGCCGGCGCTTGGCGCGCTCCCAGTTGCAGCAAAGCCTTCTGGCGCGCAATCCGCATTGGGCGCAGCTGTATGCCGCTCCGGCTCCCGATGGCGATGCCGATCTGGAGCATGAGGATTTCAGCGCTTTCGAGGTGCCGGCCTGCCCGCACTGCGGCACTGGCGTACTCAAACCCGATGTGGTTTTTTATGGCGAATCGGTTCCGCGTGAGCGGGTGGAGCAGGCCATGGCTGCCCTGGAGCGGGCCGACGGTCTGCTGATTGCCGGCTCCTCGTTGATGGTGTTTTCGGGCTTTCGCTTTGCCCAGGCCGCAGCGCGCCGGGGCAAAAGCCTGATCGCCATCAACCAGGGGGTGACGCGGGCCGATGATTTGCTGGAATTCAAGCTGGAGATGGATGTAGGCCAGGCTCTGCTGAGTATGGCCCGCGCGAGCTGA
- the sbcB gene encoding exodeoxyribonuclease I — protein MAHTFFWHDYETFGAQPRYDRPAQFAGIRTDDQLNEIGEPVMWYCQPANDYLPDPQSCLITGITPQRALEDGIPEHEFAALIEAELAQPGTVGVGYNTIRFDDEITRFMFWRNLIDPYAREWQNGCGRWDLLDVVRMVYALRPDGIHWPQKEDGSPSFKLEDLARANGLLHEQAHDALSDVRATIGLARLIRDKQPRLFDFAFGLHKKDGALREMGLPAIQEHARPFLHITGMIRPERGCLAVMWPLATHPTNKNEVICWDLAQDPSELAGISIEDLRLRLFTRQAELPEGVTRLPIKSIHINKSPMVVGSLKTLSPAMAEKWGVNMEQCLEFAAIARDLPDMSAQWKAVFTREAGEPLDADQDLYGGFVGNEDRRRLERVKRLSPQELALDKTGFDDPRLTELVWRYRARNFPMMLNAAEQQRWEQHRAACLIEGQGGARTAEQMFAMIDALSETADERAEEILGDLYDYADGMVPEA, from the coding sequence ATGGCTCATACCTTTTTCTGGCACGACTACGAAACCTTTGGCGCCCAGCCGCGCTACGACCGCCCGGCACAGTTTGCAGGCATACGCACGGATGACCAGCTCAACGAGATCGGCGAGCCCGTCATGTGGTATTGCCAGCCCGCCAACGACTATCTGCCCGACCCGCAATCCTGTCTGATCACCGGCATCACCCCCCAGCGGGCGCTGGAAGACGGCATTCCCGAGCATGAATTTGCGGCCCTCATCGAGGCCGAGCTGGCCCAGCCCGGCACCGTGGGCGTGGGCTACAACACGATTCGCTTTGATGATGAGATCACGCGCTTCATGTTCTGGCGCAATCTGATCGATCCCTATGCGCGTGAGTGGCAAAACGGCTGCGGCCGCTGGGATCTGCTGGACGTGGTGCGCATGGTCTATGCGCTGCGGCCCGACGGCATTCACTGGCCCCAAAAGGAAGACGGCTCGCCCAGCTTCAAGCTCGAAGACCTTGCCCGCGCCAACGGCTTGCTGCACGAGCAGGCCCACGATGCCTTGAGCGATGTGCGTGCCACGATTGGACTGGCCCGCCTGATTCGCGACAAGCAGCCGCGTCTGTTCGACTTTGCCTTTGGCCTGCATAAAAAAGACGGGGCGCTGCGCGAGATGGGCTTGCCCGCGATTCAGGAGCATGCACGCCCGTTTCTGCACATCACCGGCATGATCCGCCCCGAGCGCGGCTGCCTGGCCGTGATGTGGCCGCTGGCCACCCATCCGACCAACAAGAACGAGGTGATTTGCTGGGATCTGGCCCAAGACCCCAGCGAGCTGGCCGGTATCAGCATTGAAGACCTGCGCCTGCGCCTGTTTACCCGCCAGGCAGAGCTGCCCGAAGGCGTTACGCGCCTGCCCATCAAGAGCATTCACATCAACAAATCGCCCATGGTGGTGGGTAGCCTCAAGACGCTGAGCCCGGCCATGGCCGAGAAATGGGGCGTGAATATGGAGCAATGCCTGGAATTTGCCGCCATTGCCCGCGACCTGCCCGATATGAGCGCCCAGTGGAAGGCTGTGTTCACGCGCGAGGCGGGCGAGCCGCTGGATGCCGATCAGGATCTGTACGGCGGTTTTGTGGGCAACGAAGACCGCCGCCGCCTGGAGCGCGTCAAGCGGCTCTCGCCCCAGGAACTGGCGCTGGACAAGACCGGCTTTGACGACCCGCGCCTGACCGAGCTGGTCTGGCGCTACCGGGCGCGCAACTTCCCCATGATGCTGAACGCCGCCGAGCAGCAGCGCTGGGAGCAGCATCGCGCTGCCTGCCTGATTGAAGGCCAGGGCGGCGCGCGTACGGCCGAGCAGATGTTTGCCATGATCGACGCCCTGTCCGAAACCGCCGACGAGCGTGCCGAAGAGATTCTGGGCGATCTTTACGACTACGCCGACGGCATGGTGCCCGAGGCCTGA
- a CDS encoding SRPBCC family protein: MTSSSQSAIAEHANDLVLIRRIPASAQTLFRCWTEPALIKQWFVPSPWTIAHVELDLRVGGQSLIVMQDPEGNQHPNPGVYLEVIPNRRLVFTDAYTAGWLPTAKPFMTAIISFEPEGEQTLYTARARHWSAEARQQHLDMGFEQGWGICADQLQALAAQIA; encoded by the coding sequence ATGACATCCTCTTCCCAGTCAGCAATTGCCGAACATGCCAACGATCTGGTGCTCATACGCCGGATACCCGCCTCGGCGCAAACCCTGTTCCGATGCTGGACCGAACCCGCGCTGATCAAGCAGTGGTTTGTGCCCAGCCCCTGGACGATTGCCCATGTGGAGCTGGATCTACGTGTCGGCGGGCAGAGCCTGATCGTCATGCAAGACCCCGAGGGCAATCAGCACCCCAACCCCGGCGTCTATCTGGAGGTGATTCCCAACCGTCGCCTGGTCTTCACCGATGCCTATACCGCGGGCTGGCTGCCAACGGCCAAGCCTTTTATGACGGCCATCATCAGCTTCGAGCCCGAAGGCGAGCAAACCCTGTACACCGCCCGCGCACGCCACTGGAGCGCAGAGGCCCGCCAGCAGCATTTGGACATGGGCTTTGAGCAAGGCTGGGGCATATGCGCCGACCAGTTGCAGGCCCTGGCCGCCCAAATCGCCTGA
- a CDS encoding FecR domain-containing protein: MTLHSTGRLAAPAPGTGAQLRAGGAPLDAAVAEAAADWFTRLHGGAVTAAEQKRWRQWHDAHADHARAWKHLQSITGALPGLNAGGLGYRTLHAAPASASRRRLLALFVGVGTAAGAGWVATRTPQWQQLAADYRSGTGERQRHTLPDGTELLLGTRSALVLSFSGKERSVRLLQGEALFTTGHPASELGALPFVVETAEGRVRALGTRFTVRQNAGMTQVAVFEGAVEIHPVDAAQESAPLRLDAGQTVSFERSHIQEPVAAGERELAWSRGQLWVDNQRLDDFLVELGRYRNGWLRVDRAVAGVRFSGVFPLGPEGSMANTDAVLAMLPNSLPVQVRWRFPWWVVVEARPISGR; the protein is encoded by the coding sequence ATGACACTCCACTCCACCGGCCGCTTGGCGGCCCCTGCACCGGGCACGGGCGCACAGCTGCGTGCCGGCGGCGCACCTTTGGATGCAGCCGTTGCTGAGGCGGCAGCAGACTGGTTCACGCGCTTGCATGGCGGCGCAGTTACGGCTGCCGAGCAAAAGCGCTGGCGCCAGTGGCATGACGCCCATGCAGACCATGCGCGTGCCTGGAAGCATCTGCAGTCCATTACCGGCGCTTTGCCAGGATTGAATGCAGGCGGTCTGGGCTACCGCACTCTGCACGCAGCGCCAGCGTCCGCATCACGGCGCCGCTTGCTGGCCTTGTTCGTGGGCGTGGGCACGGCCGCCGGTGCAGGCTGGGTGGCCACTCGCACACCGCAATGGCAGCAACTGGCGGCCGACTATCGCAGCGGCACTGGCGAGCGCCAGCGTCATACGCTGCCCGATGGTACCGAGCTGCTGCTGGGCACTCGCAGTGCGCTGGTATTGAGTTTTTCAGGCAAGGAGCGCAGCGTGCGCCTGCTGCAGGGCGAAGCCTTGTTCACCACCGGCCACCCGGCGAGTGAGCTGGGCGCTTTGCCCTTTGTGGTTGAAACCGCAGAAGGCCGCGTGCGTGCGCTGGGTACGCGCTTTACCGTGCGCCAGAACGCCGGCATGACGCAGGTTGCCGTGTTCGAGGGAGCGGTGGAAATTCACCCCGTGGATGCCGCACAGGAAAGTGCTCCGCTGCGGCTGGACGCGGGTCAAACAGTGAGTTTTGAACGCTCACACATACAGGAGCCAGTTGCCGCTGGCGAACGGGAGCTGGCCTGGAGTCGGGGGCAGCTTTGGGTGGATAACCAGCGATTGGACGATTTTCTCGTCGAGCTGGGCCGCTACCGCAACGGCTGGCTGCGCGTTGATCGCGCCGTGGCCGGAGTGCGTTTTTCCGGCGTTTTCCCTTTGGGGCCTGAAGGCAGCATGGCCAATACCGACGCTGTGCTGGCCATGCTGCCGAACTCGCTGCCCGTGCAGGTGCGCTGGCGTTTCCCTTGGTGGGTGGTGGTGGAGGCGAGGCCGATCAGCGGTCGCTGA
- the cls gene encoding cardiolipin synthase, whose product MDWIASLLSQEHVKLWLSVGWTLYVIVVSVWILLQRSQPVATLSWLLSMAALPVVGLVIYYFLGPQRMKRQRIKRLRSRKRSKVRASIQRLRERMPHGDARLHQVAQLVAATSDFPLSTASGMQLLVGGAATFDAIAQAVTTARHHVHLEYYIYEPDQTGTALRDLLIDKARQGVQVRLLVDALGSKKLGRQFLKPLLDAGAEVARFHDSKVGRRLRPVVNFRTHRKILVCDGQVGFTGGVNVTDEENERIVANAYHDVHLRVEGAVVNWLQTVFMEDWAYALEKKPGQLPADIEELLPEQGDGDIPMQVITSGPDNSLQAIYRAHLAAIHAADHRVWLTTPYFVPTEAALAALTNASLRGVDVQILVPKKSDSIFVTAAARSYFDELIRCGVRVHEFQASMLHSKTLVVDDNIAIIGTANFDYRSFFLNYEVCLIGYGPQLNGELARQFEQDLGSAQMVQYKSEKRFSRRLFDSVARLTSPLL is encoded by the coding sequence TTGGATTGGATTGCAAGCCTGCTGAGCCAGGAACACGTCAAGCTCTGGCTTTCCGTAGGCTGGACCTTGTATGTGATTGTGGTCAGCGTCTGGATTTTGCTGCAGCGCAGCCAGCCGGTGGCCACCTTGAGCTGGTTGCTTTCCATGGCCGCGCTCCCGGTGGTGGGGTTGGTGATTTATTACTTTCTGGGCCCGCAGCGCATGAAGCGCCAGCGCATCAAGCGCTTGCGCTCGCGCAAACGCTCCAAGGTCAGGGCCAGCATTCAGCGCCTGCGCGAGCGCATGCCTCATGGCGATGCGCGCCTGCACCAGGTGGCACAGCTGGTGGCGGCCACCAGCGACTTTCCCCTTAGCACGGCCAGCGGCATGCAGCTGCTGGTTGGCGGGGCAGCCACTTTTGATGCCATTGCACAGGCGGTGACGACGGCCAGGCACCATGTGCACCTGGAGTACTACATCTACGAGCCGGACCAGACGGGCACGGCGCTGCGCGATTTGCTGATCGATAAAGCCCGCCAGGGTGTGCAGGTGCGCCTGCTGGTCGATGCCCTGGGCTCCAAGAAACTGGGGCGCCAGTTTCTCAAGCCCTTGCTGGATGCAGGTGCCGAAGTGGCGCGTTTTCACGATTCCAAGGTGGGCCGGCGTCTGCGCCCGGTGGTGAACTTTCGCACCCACCGCAAAATTCTGGTCTGCGACGGCCAGGTCGGCTTTACCGGTGGCGTGAATGTGACGGACGAGGAAAACGAGCGCATTGTGGCCAATGCCTATCACGATGTGCATTTGCGCGTGGAAGGCGCGGTGGTCAACTGGCTGCAGACCGTGTTCATGGAAGACTGGGCCTATGCGCTGGAGAAAAAGCCCGGCCAACTGCCTGCCGATATCGAGGAGCTGCTGCCGGAGCAGGGCGATGGCGACATTCCCATGCAGGTCATCACCTCGGGCCCCGACAACAGCCTGCAGGCGATTTATCGCGCGCATCTGGCCGCAATTCACGCTGCAGATCATCGCGTCTGGCTGACCACGCCTTATTTTGTGCCTACCGAGGCGGCGCTGGCCGCACTCACCAATGCCTCGCTGCGGGGCGTGGACGTGCAGATTCTGGTGCCCAAGAAGTCGGACTCGATCTTTGTGACGGCCGCGGCGCGCTCTTATTTTGATGAGCTGATACGCTGCGGCGTGCGCGTGCACGAGTTCCAGGCCAGCATGCTGCACTCCAAGACTCTGGTGGTGGATGACAACATCGCCATCATAGGCACGGCCAATTTTGACTACCGCAGCTTCTTTCTCAACTACGAGGTCTGCCTGATAGGCTATGGCCCCCAGCTCAATGGCGAGCTGGCGCGGCAGTTCGAGCAAGATCTGGGCAGCGCCCAGATGGTTCAGTACAAAAGCGAAAAACGCTTTAGTCGCCGCTTGTTTGATTCCGTGGCCCGACTGACTTCCCCCCTGCTGTGA
- a CDS encoding helix-turn-helix transcriptional regulator, with protein MTSDLIATLAQARKAAQITQADLAARAGLSRMAVQRTETGDVDPRFSTLQEMARVLEMDLIAVPTALRAELQAFIQSGGKFLAQPQGAEAPASIVDKL; from the coding sequence ATGACTTCTGATCTTATCGCCACACTGGCTCAAGCGCGCAAAGCCGCCCAAATCACCCAGGCCGATCTGGCTGCACGCGCCGGCCTGTCGCGCATGGCCGTGCAACGCACCGAAACCGGCGATGTGGACCCGCGTTTTTCCACCCTGCAGGAAATGGCACGCGTGCTGGAGATGGATCTGATTGCCGTGCCCACGGCCTTGCGGGCCGAGTTGCAGGCCTTCATCCAGTCCGGTGGCAAGTTTCTGGCCCAGCCCCAGGGAGCCGAGGCACCGGCCTCCATCGTCGACAAGCTTTGA
- a CDS encoding HipA domain-containing protein, translated as MSTAIRYLRLFMHLPAAWGGGRRGVGYLSQYGDILRISFDEDYINDANRPTLSLSLTGDSEAATRQILSSMRDARLVRTDGRWPVYFQNLLPEGHNRERLAHERGCAPDDEFELLAAAGHDLMGALEVEPVPLQQGVPDTVRHWHTTQGLDVLEPGFVEYPVEDAASLPGVVTKFSAVHNGRRYTIHRHGQAGSTILKLPTSQHPDLVANEFAGYQLCQALQLNCARARVISRAEAELPEHLPFKEILAVDRFDHLPGGVRVHMEEFNQVLGYAPRQKYGQRNPAQPLQDWATMLRVLNRLSTQPVQDTREFLARMLAFILMGNTDAHLKNWALIYPDGRHPQLAPLYDPVCVSAFFHDAPAGQYAVNRSIDAQLRALDWEDLRALMQAAGLLRIPRHLSLLRDRVQQAKAQWPAVLEQAPASVAQTVTERLQGGVKLAV; from the coding sequence ATGAGCACCGCCATCCGTTACCTGCGCTTGTTCATGCATCTGCCGGCTGCCTGGGGCGGCGGGCGGCGCGGCGTGGGCTATCTGTCCCAGTACGGGGATATTCTGCGCATCTCCTTCGACGAGGATTACATCAACGATGCCAATCGCCCCACGCTGTCGTTGAGCCTGACCGGCGACAGCGAGGCCGCCACCCGGCAAATCCTGTCTTCCATGCGCGATGCGCGCCTGGTGCGCACCGACGGGCGCTGGCCGGTGTACTTTCAGAACCTGCTGCCCGAAGGCCATAACCGCGAGCGCCTGGCACATGAGCGCGGCTGCGCGCCAGACGATGAGTTCGAGCTGCTGGCCGCGGCCGGCCACGACCTGATGGGCGCGCTGGAAGTCGAGCCCGTGCCGCTGCAGCAAGGCGTGCCGGACACCGTGCGCCACTGGCACACTACGCAGGGACTCGATGTGCTGGAGCCGGGCTTTGTCGAATACCCGGTGGAAGACGCGGCCTCGCTGCCGGGCGTGGTCACCAAGTTCAGCGCCGTGCACAACGGGCGACGCTACACCATTCACCGCCACGGCCAGGCGGGCAGCACCATCCTGAAGCTGCCCACCAGCCAGCACCCGGATCTGGTGGCCAACGAGTTCGCCGGCTATCAGCTGTGCCAGGCCTTGCAGCTGAACTGCGCCCGCGCCCGCGTCATCAGCCGCGCCGAGGCTGAGCTGCCCGAGCATCTGCCGTTCAAGGAAATTCTGGCCGTGGACCGCTTTGACCACCTGCCCGGCGGCGTGCGCGTACATATGGAAGAGTTCAACCAGGTGCTGGGCTATGCGCCGCGCCAGAAATACGGACAGCGCAACCCGGCCCAGCCGCTGCAGGACTGGGCCACCATGCTGCGCGTGCTCAACCGTCTGAGCACCCAGCCTGTGCAGGACACGCGCGAGTTTCTGGCCCGCATGCTGGCCTTCATCCTCATGGGCAATACCGATGCCCATCTCAAGAACTGGGCCCTGATCTACCCCGACGGCCGCCATCCGCAACTGGCCCCGCTGTACGACCCGGTCTGTGTTTCGGCTTTTTTTCATGATGCGCCTGCGGGTCAGTACGCGGTCAACCGCTCCATCGATGCCCAGCTCAGAGCCCTGGACTGGGAAGATTTGCGCGCCCTGATGCAAGCGGCCGGCCTGTTGCGCATACCGCGCCACCTGAGTCTGCTGCGCGATCGGGTCCAGCAGGCCAAGGCGCAATGGCCGGCCGTGCTCGAGCAGGCGCCGGCGTCCGTGGCACAAACCGTGACCGAAAGGCTACAAGGCGGCGTCAAACTTGCGGTTTGA
- a CDS encoding chromate transporter, which yields MNQLLIDMQWQDWLHLWLYFLSLSLMTVGGAIAAAPDMHRYLVDSQHWLSETQFTSSIAIAQAAPGPNVLFIALLGWNVGLNAAGGSTSLGWALGALGALICMLGILLPSSLLTWQASRWLQHNRERRTVRAFKQGMAPLVIGLLLATGWLLGSASGQWRQDGWLWLLSLVCMLLVWRTRIHLLWLLGSGALLGALGWV from the coding sequence ATGAACCAGCTGCTGATCGACATGCAATGGCAGGACTGGCTGCACCTGTGGCTGTATTTTCTTTCCTTGTCGCTGATGACAGTGGGCGGCGCCATTGCCGCGGCGCCCGATATGCACCGCTATCTGGTGGACAGCCAGCACTGGCTGAGCGAGACACAGTTCACCAGCTCGATCGCCATTGCCCAGGCGGCCCCCGGCCCCAATGTGCTGTTCATTGCACTGCTGGGCTGGAATGTGGGGCTCAATGCCGCAGGCGGCTCGACCAGCCTGGGCTGGGCTCTGGGCGCTTTGGGCGCACTGATCTGCATGCTGGGCATTTTGTTGCCCAGCTCGCTGCTGACCTGGCAGGCCTCGCGCTGGCTGCAGCACAACCGTGAACGCCGCACCGTGCGGGCCTTCAAGCAAGGCATGGCACCGCTGGTGATAGGCCTGCTGCTGGCCACAGGCTGGCTGCTGGGCAGCGCCAGCGGCCAGTGGCGCCAGGACGGCTGGCTGTGGCTGCTTTCCCTGGTCTGCATGCTGCTGGTATGGCGCACCCGCATACACCTGCTGTGGCTGCTGGGCTCCGGGGCCCTGCTGGGAGCGCTGGGCTGGGTCTAG
- a CDS encoding sigma-70 family RNA polymerase sigma factor — translation MTASSSTPADPVHTLYVEHHGWLQNWLRGKLGNTFEASDIAHDTFVNVIVSGMATRIEQPRPFLVTVAKNLLIRHYRRRVLERAYLDALALLAEELAPPPEERLIALESLQAVDQVLDALAPKAREAFLLAHLEGLTYAAIAERLGVSMTSVKRYLMQAHRQCFFLVLA, via the coding sequence GTGACCGCTTCTTCCTCCACCCCTGCTGATCCCGTCCACACCCTGTACGTTGAACACCATGGTTGGTTGCAGAACTGGCTGCGGGGCAAGCTGGGCAATACGTTTGAAGCATCTGACATCGCGCACGACACCTTTGTCAACGTCATCGTCTCAGGCATGGCGACGCGCATAGAGCAGCCCCGGCCTTTTCTTGTCACGGTGGCCAAGAATCTGCTCATTCGCCACTATCGCCGTCGTGTGCTGGAGCGCGCCTATCTGGATGCGCTGGCCTTGCTGGCTGAAGAGCTGGCGCCGCCGCCGGAAGAGCGCCTGATCGCGCTTGAATCCCTGCAGGCCGTGGATCAAGTACTGGATGCGCTGGCTCCCAAGGCCCGCGAAGCCTTTTTGCTGGCCCATCTGGAAGGCCTGACTTATGCCGCCATTGCCGAGCGGCTGGGGGTCTCCATGACTTCGGTCAAGCGCTATCTGATGCAGGCGCACCGTCAATGTTTTTTCCTGGTGCTGGCCTGA
- a CDS encoding chromate transporter: MNPVPADSTEKPRPAHLRALFWSLTWLALQGFGGVLAVIQRELVEKRGWLSNEEFMEDWAVAQIMPGPNVVNLSIMLGERYFGWRGAVVGLCGILAFPLLLVISLTVVYAQFAHHPAVAGALRGMGAVAAGLVAGMGLKLAATLARHPLGRWCCAVLALAAFAAMAVLRWPLFWVLLSIGGAGCVLTYRKQAP; encoded by the coding sequence ATGAACCCTGTACCTGCCGACTCCACCGAAAAACCCCGCCCCGCCCATCTGCGCGCGCTGTTCTGGTCTTTGACCTGGCTGGCCCTGCAGGGCTTTGGCGGCGTGCTGGCCGTGATTCAACGTGAGCTGGTGGAAAAGCGCGGCTGGCTGAGCAACGAAGAGTTCATGGAAGACTGGGCCGTGGCCCAGATCATGCCCGGCCCCAATGTGGTCAATCTCTCCATCATGCTGGGCGAGCGCTATTTTGGCTGGCGCGGTGCGGTGGTGGGGCTGTGCGGCATCCTGGCCTTTCCTTTGCTGCTGGTCATCAGCCTCACCGTGGTCTATGCGCAGTTTGCCCATCACCCAGCCGTGGCCGGTGCGCTGCGCGGCATGGGCGCCGTGGCCGCCGGCCTGGTGGCAGGCATGGGCTTGAAGCTGGCCGCCACGCTGGCCCGCCATCCTCTGGGGCGCTGGTGCTGCGCCGTGCTGGCGCTGGCCGCTTTTGCGGCCATGGCCGTGCTGCGCTGGCCGCTGTTCTGGGTGCTGCTGAGCATCGGCGGTGCCGGCTGCGTGCTGACCTACCGGAAGCAGGCGCCATGA
- a CDS encoding PAS domain-containing hybrid sensor histidine kinase/response regulator, with the protein MTTMEHLDVLKQAMMLATLPWGLIKFPGLQLECANKALQMQMRSGPLQTGLDPVRHPLLLQALQNSVQLLAETTVQLPQQSMQWHFVPMQQDGQVCAVQCYLTAAPLTETQSSTARSGELVHSDRFEALLDLLPYQAWIATPHGELTWLNKALKLYAYNHAQPIDLSDAVWIDIVHPHDLAGLNAGLSRALITEKATGYRLRIKKHGGGYEWFYATLAPVKNASNETLYWVGSNISIQTLKQAEDKSQDQITRLKHQLQLGRQELALSQASLARAQKMDLISNLSAGVAHDLNNLLFITGLHAGLLEKKITDNQQHEHIDVIHETIKKAGRLASQLTGFSSRKSMTLVTADPKNLIRDIEQLLYKAVGDEAQLQIQLAAKLWPIRVDRMYFENSLINLAINARDATAGGGNITLTVENAVLKRQDFAGDYLMISLRDDGTGMSEAVQARIFELLFTTKPEGKGAGLGLPMVKNFMDHSHGLIEVESAEGQGSCFRLYFPRSEQDSSPKDEPQALEQGGRETILLIEQDLPTRNAMAQVLYELDYQVATAYKPEVALRYINSGLKVNLIIASARQQKPLSAIQLCHQLRNEGLHIPLLLTTGKSHEELRSEQPATEEFTVLIKPVSMPDLSKAVHALLHRSPAAEQLGD; encoded by the coding sequence ATGACCACAATGGAACATCTCGATGTACTCAAGCAGGCCATGATGTTGGCCACGCTGCCATGGGGGCTGATCAAGTTTCCCGGGCTGCAACTCGAATGCGCCAACAAGGCGCTGCAGATGCAGATGCGCTCCGGCCCGCTTCAGACAGGACTCGATCCCGTACGTCACCCCCTGCTGCTGCAGGCCCTGCAAAACAGCGTGCAGCTGCTGGCAGAAACCACAGTGCAATTGCCCCAGCAAAGCATGCAATGGCATTTTGTGCCCATGCAGCAAGACGGCCAGGTCTGCGCCGTGCAGTGTTATCTGACAGCGGCGCCCCTCACAGAGACGCAGAGCAGCACGGCAAGGTCAGGCGAGCTTGTGCACAGCGATCGCTTCGAGGCCTTGCTCGATCTTCTGCCCTACCAGGCCTGGATTGCCACCCCGCACGGCGAGCTGACCTGGCTGAACAAGGCCCTCAAGCTCTACGCCTACAACCACGCTCAGCCCATAGACCTCAGCGATGCGGTCTGGATAGACATTGTTCATCCCCATGATCTGGCGGGCCTCAATGCCGGTCTGTCACGGGCGCTGATCACCGAAAAAGCCACCGGCTATCGTTTGCGCATCAAAAAGCATGGCGGCGGCTATGAATGGTTTTATGCCACGCTGGCTCCCGTCAAAAACGCCAGCAATGAAACCCTTTACTGGGTGGGCTCCAACATCAGCATCCAGACCCTCAAACAGGCCGAGGACAAATCCCAGGATCAGATCACCCGCCTCAAGCACCAGCTGCAACTGGGCAGGCAGGAGCTGGCACTGTCCCAGGCCAGTCTGGCGCGCGCGCAGAAGATGGATCTGATCTCCAACCTCTCCGCTGGCGTGGCCCACGACCTCAACAATCTGCTGTTCATCACCGGCCTGCATGCCGGTCTGCTCGAAAAAAAGATCACCGACAACCAGCAGCACGAGCACATCGATGTGATTCACGAGACCATCAAAAAGGCCGGACGGCTGGCCTCGCAGCTCACCGGTTTCAGCAGCCGCAAGTCCATGACGCTGGTCACGGCAGACCCCAAGAACCTGATTCGCGATATCGAGCAGCTGCTGTACAAGGCCGTGGGCGATGAAGCCCAGCTGCAGATTCAGCTGGCAGCCAAGCTGTGGCCGATACGCGTGGATCGCATGTATTTCGAGAACTCGCTGATCAATCTGGCCATCAATGCCCGCGATGCCACGGCCGGCGGCGGCAACATCACCTTGACGGTGGAAAATGCGGTGCTCAAACGCCAGGACTTTGCCGGCGACTACCTGATGATCAGCTTGCGCGACGACGGCACAGGCATGAGCGAGGCCGTGCAGGCCCGGATCTTCGAGCTGTTGTTCACCACCAAACCCGAGGGCAAGGGTGCGGGCCTGGGCCTGCCCATGGTCAAGAACTTCATGGATCACTCCCACGGCCTGATCGAAGTGGAGTCTGCCGAAGGCCAGGGCAGCTGTTTTCGCCTGTACTTTCCGCGCTCCGAGCAGGACAGTTCACCGAAAGACGAACCTCAGGCGCTGGAGCAGGGCGGGCGCGAGACCATTTTGCTGATCGAGCAAGACCTGCCCACCCGCAACGCCATGGCCCAGGTGCTGTATGAGCTGGACTACCAAGTGGCTACGGCCTACAAGCCCGAAGTGGCGCTGCGCTATATCAACAGCGGGCTCAAGGTGAACCTGATCATTGCCTCCGCCCGCCAGCAAAAGCCCTTGTCGGCCATCCAGCTATGCCATCAGCTTCGAAACGAAGGCCTGCACATTCCGCTGCTGCTGACCACGGGCAAAAGCCATGAGGAGCTGCGCAGCGAGCAGCCGGCCACCGAAGAGTTCACCGTGCTGATCAAACCCGTCTCCATGCCCGATCTGTCAAAAGCCGTGCATGCGCTGCTACACCGCAGCCCGGCGGCGGAGCAGTTAGGCGATTGA